Genomic segment of Cervus elaphus chromosome 15, mCerEla1.1, whole genome shotgun sequence:
GACACTGATGCCTGCGTGAAACAGCTGTACTAAGAACACAGTCATTTTCAAAACAGAGATTCTTATAGCCAGCTGCTAAACAGAAATACTTTCTCCCCATATTGCTCCTGAAGATtttacaacaaaaaaaaaaaaactaaaaacaacagTCACTTATAATGCAGATAATCTAGGAGGATATGGAGTTGATCCTAGCAGAAGTACCATTTCTAAACACACACCTATTCAGCGACAGGCACACACCTCACCAAATGAAGCAAGTGCACGTTAACAGGTACTTAATGCAAAAgaatgcgtgcatgctcagttgcttcagttgtgtccaactctgtgaccaggCTCGGCTGTCGTGGGAttctccctgcaagaatactgggagtgggttgccatgccctactccagggcatcttccccatccCGGGATCACACCTGTCTCCCCAgcgtctcctgcactacaggcagataaAACATCTTTACTGTTGTGCTTGCTAATCAGCATGTTTGTTGTAAGTACATATCAAGAAAAACTAATTATGCTGGGGAGGGGGAAATTGTGCAGCTTTTTAATCAAAGTTATGCAAATCAAGGCATAGATATTTCAGTAATTCACGTAGCATATTATCAGCTCCATTCCCCCtacaatatataaagaattcatggGCACAAAATAAAGACCCAATGTGCTGATTACAGAAGAAATACATGTTCTGAAGCATTCAGCTGGTTTTCAGAAAACTGCTAATTAtgtgaaaataagttttattgTATCTGTCCAAGGGAAGGATGATAATCTAGTTTATCAATACTGACCTTTCCAAACAATGTGAAATCAAAAACCAGGGCTTCTAGAGTGTTAGAGAAGGTTGCAAATGCATTCATGTTTTGTCTTTGTTTGTGTGTAAGAATCAGAGGAAGAGAGATGGTGTCCATAAGGTGCCTGACAGACCTTGAAGTCAGCACTGTCAACTTTTGGAAACCTCAATCAGCatcattggagtgcatgtatgtgtgttgggAGAGAAGGCATTCCTCCTCAGTACTGATTTTATAATCAGAATTGGATTACACATTATCAGTCTGTGTTTATAACAAccttcaaccattaaaaaaaaagttaatatattCTATACATTCCATTTAAAGAAAGTCAACGAATAGGTATTCTTCAGACTAAATTAAAATCCCAGCACTTCAGTTACAAGGCTGAGTTCACTTTGTGAGAATTTAAGTGTGTCCTTAGGATTTGGGCAGTTTCTAtatcacacacagaaacacacacacaatgtgtcaGTAAAAAGTCTGTGCAAAAAAACCCAATAATTCCACACATAATACactaatgtacttttttttttttttaatggtattttattttattttttatttttatttttttataggaTAACTAAAAGGTGATACGGAAGCAAGGACCTGAAAAGTGACAGGGTGAGCTCTTTGGCTATCTATGGGAAAAATATTCCTGGAGAACAACTAGCCAAGGCCTCAGGATGGCTGTAAGATTGGAGTGTGAGAACACCCAGGAGGCTAGAACAAACTAAGTGAGAGGAAGAGGTATGGAATAAAAGGTCAGAGCCAGAGAAAATAAGttatagaaaataaagtatgaccAGGAATGGAATAAATCAGTGAATTAGACCTATACATGCTGCCTGGAGGGATGTTCGTGTTACACCTACAAACCAATTTTCAGGGTCACATTTATATTACActccccattttttttattgaggaGAAAAGGATGGGGACACAGAGAGGGAGCGAAAGAGGAAGAGACAGGCACCTCCTCAGTATATAAGAGGCTTGTATATTTGTGTTTGAGCATAAGAGTTTGGTGTACACCTCAAAGGCTTGTATTGATGTACCTGTGATTGAGCACAGAGCTGGGTGTACACCACAAACTTAACAATGGGTATATCGAGGAATGAAATTAAAAGGGAGAGGAGTATATTTTCAACTCCTTAATGCTCCTAAATACTACTTGACCACTGGCAAAAaaaatgggggggaaaaaaaaaacaaaaaatacatactccttcaaaaaaaacaaatcacaagaaaaaaaactagtATCTACTCAAAGATATATAGATAGAGGAATGTCTGTGATACCATTATTTATATTAGtgaaaaactggggaaaaaatcaACAAGGAATTGGTTAACTTGTGGTACTTACAATCAGGGTAATTCCAAgcacctttaaaaagaaaataaagcaggtaCACTTAAAAACCTAAGATACAGTGAGTAAAACATACCAAAAAAGCAAGATGCTAACAGTGGGATACCAACTGTTTTTATAAATTAGTAACAaattacaggggcttcccaggtggcattaggcgtaaagaatccacttgccaatgcaggagacactggctggattccctgggtagggaagatcccctggaggaggaaatggcaacctgttctagtgttcttgctgggaggatcccctggacagagggaagctccaatattctggccacctgatgtgaagagccaactcactggaaaagaccctgctgctgggaaagattaaaggcaggagaagagggtggcagaggatcagatggttagatagcatcaccaactcaatggacaggaatttaagcaaactctgggagatagtaaaggacagggaagcctgctgtgctgcaatccacagggtcacaaagaggtcacatgacttagtgactgaacaacaacaaattagaatacatttagaaaaaaatatggaaGAATAGTCCCTGAATTTAACAGTTTTCTTTAAGAAGACATATTACAGGAGATTTTCCACTGTGATTTTCTCTAACagattttctctgtattttttttaaaatgagcttatcactcatttgaaaagagaaattttttttatagTATCACCTAACAAATTTCTGACATATCTCTAGCAGAATGTGACGAATGTAGGATAATCAATAAATGAGTACATTCAATTAGTTactaaaggaaagatatatttattCAGTAGGTATCATATATGACATTTATTATCTCCAATTAGATAGATattatttcatttccattttacaaatatggAAACTGAGAATAAGAGAAGATAAAAGCCTTTTGTCTAAGGTCCTTTTGAGCAGCAGAGTGCTGAATTAAGGTATATGGTAATCCAAAGCTCTATTTAGTGGAATAGATAATTGAAGTACTTCTCTGTAGCCTCAaacaaaagagtgaaataattccACAGTACTGGCAGCCTCTCTGTAACACCTGCAGTTCTACTCATTTGAAGGTAAATAATTAACACTTACATCTCATTTTTCCCTAATACAAATACAGTAAGTATGTGGTTTTATCGGAGTCCTAACAATTTggcacggagaaggcaatggcaccctactccagtatccttgtctggaaaatcccatggatggaggagcctggtaggctgcagtccatggggtcgcgaagaatcagaaacgactgagcaacttcactttcacttttcactttcatgcattggagaaggaaatggcaacccattccagtgttcttgcctgaagaattccagggacggcggagcctagtgggctgccgtctatggggtcgcacagagtcggacacgactgaagtgacttagcagcagcagcagcaatttggCAAGAGAGATTTCGAAACTACTCTGTAAAACTTCTGCTAATGACCAGGTAGGCGCTTTACAACTTTCCAATGAAGTGTGATGTGCTCTGATGTCATGACAAAAGTATTGGTAGGTCCTATGACTCTAGAAAGAAACAAAGGGATTTAACAGCATTTGTTTCCTGATGACAATGTTCGGAGGGTATGGAGGATGAGAAGGGGAGAAATGCTGGGTCAGTGAGCCGTAGAAGCCATACAAGAAGGCCAGCAAAAGTATGAAGTGcttagtattttttttcagaAGATTAGTTTTAGTTATATTTATGGGAACAAAATTGTATTCCTTTGTGTTTACTATGCAACCTGGGTTAAGAACCCCAGACAGATTTCCAGGGGACTAAAAATTCCATGAAATTAAACTGTTTATGCATTTTTCTGCAAAGTACCAgttattgaagaaggaattcatagggcctggactccatctcaggcctgtccgtgctggccatgctcggctgcctctccagcggactctgaactctctgcttagtgcctgtggggacgacaatggaaagataagaccccctccagacaggggaatcttgaagatcacatccaggctactcactgcataagaggaagcataccgtaatcacccctgtctccggacaggtcataaactttttttcgtatttatcaggatgtaatcacaggcttatcgattattaactggttggaatgtaactgcgggcttattgactattgactgtttagacacgtacacatggggtaggtggtgggtttagacacgtacgcatggggtataaaagattttcacaaatgctggacggggtccttggctaagaggagactgccttgggcccgccggtgtaataaactgcactccactatctgcattgtccttctgagtgagtctgtttcccggaaagcgtggctataacattatCATTAGCTTTCCAAAAAGATAGGACTCtcaaaaaaaggtttaaaagtaCCTTTCAATGTATTGTATATGCACACATGTTCCTTTTTTGTATACACTGAAgtacagtttttttgtgtgttttttactTTAGGGCTTTCTGTTTCAGGGTTTAGACCAGGGATTAGCAAACCTTTTTTTACAGTGgatgagaaaggaaatattttagaatCCAATATGGTCTGTTGcacattcttcttctttttgtttgaacaactttaaaatgtaaagttataaaatgtaaaagtcaTTCTTAATTTGTAAGCCTAGCACCAGTTTGTTTGCAAACTCCTGGTAGAGTAACCATTGATTTATCTCCGTAGAAATAACACACATGACTTTAGGAGTccaggactttttaaaaagactctgaGAGGGTCACTAATCCCTTGGAAGTCTCAAGTTTCCACCGTCTCTGTAAAAATGAGATACCGACTTCTCCTACACAGCTCCTGTAACTATGAAAAAAGATAGCAAGTATTTGGAAGTACACACAGAGTGCTTTGCATATGGTTAGCAAACTGATTTTATTACCTGTGTCTCTATCTCATATGATAGACTAGTAATATTTATAAGTCAATATTAAGTGTCTGATTAGGCATGCTCCTTCAATGCAATCTACTTTATAGtgatctgctttggctatttccAGTAACACAGTAGGGCTTTCTCAGAAGCCAACACATCTCTACACTACTGATTAGACTCAAACAGCTTCCTCATTATTACTCTTCTCTTTTCAATATGTAAGCCAAATTTTTAGAGCAAAGATTTAATTTTCAATATACTATTTTCCATCTAAAGTGTTTTAAATGCCTAAATCATAGTAATTCAAAATAGCTGAAGAAAACCCAACTTGCAAGAAGTTAAAACCAGCACTAAACTGGAGCATACTCAAGTATTCCAAGGTCACAAAACATTATACAGCACAAAGTAATCAAGTGTTTGCCTAGCAGACACTGATCGCTCCTCTTCATTTCTCACAAAACTGAAGgtcttaaatatatacaaatgccAGTATAATGAGCTttaactgttttctgtttttcccagGAAGACTAACCAGCTTGAAAGCATGAACTATGCTATAACCATTTTTATCATCATACTCTTACAACACTAgctatggggtgtgtgtgtgtgttttagtcacttagtattgtccaactctttgcgaccccatggactatagcccaccaggctcctctgtccacagaactgtccaggcaagaatactggagtgggttgccatttccttctccacttggtATGGTAGTCTTCAGTACTTCAGTTATCTTTAGTTACTAAAAATaagtgattatttaaaaaatgacaattatTTATCTAAGACAATGTCATcttacaattccatttatatagagATACTCATCTGAGCAGAAGtacaagaaataacaaattaaaaattagcTAATACATTACATCATTACTCTAGAACAGCTAGAATGATACCCCAATGTCCTTGTCTTCACTATCCCAAAGTACCAAAGGTGAATTTTTTCTACtaatataagtaaaattataCTTAGTagctattttaaagtattttccagCCTaagcaaagatatttttaaaaatttgtttatataCAGAAACAAAAGTATGAAAGTGTAAGTGAATAAACACAGTACCATACATTTAACTTTACAAATGATTTTGTCAGCTTTCAGagaattcattttgaaaatttttaagaagACATTGATTACTAGAAACTATCTTTACTTCcaatattcaataaaattttaaaaagttataattaACGTAAGAATAAATGTTTTGCTTTCTCATCTCAGACCAAGGAAGAAATAACACAATTACAAGCGGCTCTATATAGTATGAGGCTTTCCAGACCAAGTCTAATTTAGTTCTCTGAAATTAATCATATATTAGAGAAGATACAGATAATTATGCTAAAAGACCCTATCAAACTAAATATAGACCTATCCTCAATCTCCAGTCACTAAGAATATGTGAAAATTTTCTACAAATATATATCAGAACATTTTTaagagtaaaagaatgaaacagtttTGACAAAATAGTCATGCTCAGAAGATATTCCATGAACTTGAAAAGTGAAGTTTTCCAATATTTGTTCCATACTAATTTATTAAATTCAAACAGTGTCAATAAGTAGATGCCCCCTTATTTGTAACTCAGAGAAGTAAACACTTATACCTAGTTAACTGATGACCCATACTTTGCACTAAAGCAAAAGTCCAGCAAACTCAAGGGAAAAGCAGCCACTGTCTACTTACTATCACTACActgcagagaaatgaaaaacatttcaagggatttttaaaagatttccaaTAGAATGATGTTTTTAGCATTCAATATTATAATGATaatatcttttataaaataaagttgtTCAGTGAAAGGCTTTTCAAAGACATAATGTTTAAAAAGGGATAAAAATGATCACCCTCTACTACCCAGCTACTAACACTCTTCCCACTTGCAGTGAAGAGCAAGAGTAATGTTCATTTAGTAAGCAATTTCAAATGTATATAATGCCAGGCAGGCAAGTGTCATCAGTAAATGTAGCAAGTGGGTGGGGACTCACTCTATGTAAGAGCTTCCTGCACCTAGACTCCATCTCTCCCATCTTATTACTGCTAGGACGAATGCAGGCCTAGTGCTTTAAGGTCTTCCAGATTTTCctaagagaagccagaaatccaaATCATGCAatattatccatttttaaatgctGGCAATGAGGAAACAAAAAAACTACAGTGCAAGCCAAATTAAAAGCACCTACGAACCAGATATGGCCTTTGAATATGCAACCACTGCTGACTACTCAGCAATGATACCCTAGGAAGAGAAGCATCAGTAAGAATCTCAAATACCTGACTCGCAAACCCTAAACTCCTCAGGACTATTACTTAGATTTCATGTTGAAGATGGGTTCTCCATGTAGTCAAGAGCACTGGTAACCCATAATTCTCTGCTAataggaaattaaataaaaacaaaatttttgagaacaacaaaaaaaatgagcGAAGAAAAGAACACTGCGGGTAATCTTTTTCTCTTGAAGACTAATTTttgattaataataatttttaaaatgatggctttaatttactattttaaagtgtacattttaagaaaaaacaaaaaaaattaacactgaGATAGTGGCATtggaatattaataaaattagaataatatgtaaaaaaatgtatactcgttaaaaaaaatactacagcCTTTACCAACTATGTTACCTGGGTAAAATGAAGTGTCTATCAGCTAGGTCCTTAGAAAGCAGCCAACCACTTAAGCTGCCTTCTCATCTCCTGATCAGAACTGGTAGCCCTGATGGGCCACTttaaaacactttcactttagcaatatgaaaatggaaaaacaaatgaagaggGGGAAGAAGTGACAACAAGGCCAACTGTTAAAATAGTTCTCCTTTATAATAATTTCAAGTGCCAAAAGACCCTAAGATTCAATACAGTTCTCTTTACTGCTTTAGCTCTACTAAGTAGATTAGGCAGCTAAAAAGGATAAACTAGCAAGACCTTCTATTTGGAAACAAAATCTGCtggattaaaaatgaaatgcttaataggGTAGCACCCAAAGATTTACCCTtatgatttaaattaaaaaaaatttaaaaggaatctTTCTCAAAACTTCTAATTTAAGGGGGGAGAAAAGCTGTACAGTCATATGCTTCTTAAGAGTTCTCAGTTATTTGAAAGCATACCTCCCACATACATTATTTTGATGGCATACTTTAAAAATCCCTTAAGGACAACACAGTATAGTTTAAGAAAAAAGGGTAGTCTGGCTGTATCTGAGCTGGATTTCACCATCTGACAgttgtgtgactttaggcaagttatttaactacTCTGagcactgttccccatctataaaaAAGGAGAAACCACAGCTACTTTAATTCTCATTATGAGAATTGTGACACatcttaaatgtattttaattcgTTCTCTTTGCTGAAACTTGAATTTGCTCCACAACATCAGTAGTTTAAAACATTCCTGGCAGAACAGCTACACACAGATAAGAGAACTCAACACTTTCTGAAGCAGCACTCTCCATCCTCATacttttatccttttcttttactAAACTAAAATCAGCTTCCTAGTTACTTCAATGTTACCCCATCAATGACATTCTAGCTAAATCTTATTAAGTACAGCTAATTCAATCCTCACTAAACTCCAACCTCCATTAGGGTTGAGACTGTATGGAAACCCTGTACCCAGAATAATGGTTAAGCACAGAGCAGTTGCACAGTAAATATTTACAGACTGAGTGATATATTCTGTGCAGTACTTACTGACTATTCTTTGGAATATAGAGCCCAAGAGTGTAGACTTTTGGAGGTGACCATTTAACTTTTCAGGTTTAAAAGTTGAAATATCATAATACCCAAACACACCCAAGATTTTTAGGTTTTCTAAAAATCCTTTTGGATACagtaaataaaagcaatttgACTACATTTTAAATGATGATGCTATTCAATTGAACAGACGCTAAAACTTCCTTCAAAGGAAATAAACATATTAATGGCTCTATAACTGCTAATCACAATTTCCTTCAGATTTAACTGAATTTCAAGTCAACACTGAAAACAactaaccaaccaaccaaccaacccaaAATGACATGTAATCCCATTACCGCTGGCTAACCTGCAAATAACCCCCAAATATCAATAATAGCTTAGTCAAGTCTTTGGCATCTTAAAGCCACTTAGAAAATATTAGAACTGAAGTTGTGAAAACATATCAAAATCTGTAACAACTTTCTCTCATGACTTTCTCAGCCACACACTGCTATAAACACCTCACTGCTTAAACACTATAACTCACTGAGAATTTAGTCACATATTCCAGAGCTGAAAGAGTAGGTTTCATAAGTATGTTCTACTTCACGGAACAGGAAATCAGACAGTGAATGACCAGTTCACCATCCTGTGCAAATCTATGGaaaattttccattataaatttCTGCCACTTGAAGGTTTTAAGCTGTCACTATGCTGTTAGCCTAAACAAACACAATTACTAAGGCAAACCTGCCACATAATACAAGTCAATACTCCATCCCAAACAAAAGCATTCCTGAATTATCTGGGTCACTGATGTTTTAAACTGTGGTAGCAAGTTAGTGATCTAGAAATATGTAACTTCCACTAAAGGGAACTAGGTGAGGCAAATACCAGACTACATAATTTTATGGTaaagaagaaaatcctaaagGGTTAAACACTTTAAGTTAAAAATGTATCTGTTTTAGAAGAAATAGCCATATATGACCCTTCCCAAAGTGAAGACTCCAGCCCCACAAAATTTCTTTTCCCCTTCCACCTCTacgatattaaaaataaataaaaacccaaaCCCTTGTACATTAATCAAAATAGTACACTACATAAAAATCAAGCCGCCAGATATAGGTAGGCTTTACAAAGTTAAAGTCACTAACCTATCTTAAAATACTACCTGCTGGGCAATTTCAGGTACTGTGGGAGGAGCCTACAGCCAAGTAGAGTTCAAAGGTCAGGGGGCAGCCTGGGGTTGTGCTACAGAATTTACCCCAGACGACATTAACACAAAAGGTACAGAGAACTACAAGATGTATAGGCTCCCAACTCGTTTCCAATTTGCAGTGGAAAAGTATTCCTTTCCAATAGATGCTGCCTCTGCCTTGAAAGTTGCCAAAGCACCAAGGCAAAACTGGCCTGCGGTTGCAAAAATACAACAGCTCTGGGCTCCCAGCACACTCCTCATGCCTGTACTTGGTGTCCACGAACAGTTTCTCAATGTGGCCAAGGCGATGCTGCAAAGCTGCCCTCAATGCAGCAACCACCTAGAGAAATAGTTTCTCAACAGTCCCAGAGCCGTCCGgggagggagggacttcccttCCATTTTCAATATGCTGCTTCGACCCGCGCTGACAACACCGTGGATGCCCAAGAGCACACGTAAAGGCTTCCAGCTTCTTATTAATGCCCTTCGGAAGCAAAGAATGTGGGTACTTAATCGAGGGCCCTGgccagggtggggaagagccctggAAAGCAGGGGCTCTATAAGTCTCTGCCCTTCCCACCCAGCGACGGAGGCAATGCCCTGCCAGGCTCGGGGTCCCAGCAGCCAGGGGGCCCTCGCGCCCGGGCGACCTTCCCCCGCAACCTTCCTCTCACCTGATCTTGTAACTCGGAAGGGTGTGCTTGCGCTTGATGATCTTCTTGAGCTGGTTGACGATGAAGGAGGTGAGCTGGGGCAGGGGCCGCCCTTCGAACTGGGAGCGCACCTCGAAGTCGATCCGCGGGTCCTCCACGAAGGAGAAGAACCAGTGGGTGAAGGGCACGCGGGTGAGGACGAAGCGCAGCCTCCCCACCACCCGCGATAGCTTGACGAACAGGTAGGCGGACTTGCCGAAGACCAAGTCCACGTCGATGGCCAGGTGGAAGCCCCCGTTGTACTCCACCTCCGCCTCGAAGGCCAGCTCCTCGGGGGTGGTGGCGGGGGGCAGCGCCTCCCCCTCGGGGCCATCGGGCTCCCCGGTGGCCGAGGGCGCCACGGGCCGTAGGAGCCGGATGGTCTTGATGAAGGGCACGGTCTCACCCAGGAACACGTCCCGCAGGCTCAGCCCCTCCAGCAGGCGCCCAGCCGTCTTGGTCTGCAGCAGCTCCTCGAACTCCACCTTGATCTTCTTGGTGACCCAGCGGCGGGCAAGTGCGGTGTCCCGCAGCTCCCGGAACAAGAACAGGATGATGGCGTTGAGGAAGTAGCAGGTCTCGCGCGTCGGCGGGGCGGGGGTCTCGGGGGCCGGGGTCGCGCCGCCCTCGGGGGGCCCGCCAGAGGGCTCCtcagccccgccgccgccgccataaAGGTACTCTCTCAGGGACAGGCCCGGCACCGGCTTGATGTAGCGGAAGCCGTCGGCCGCGCGGGCGGCCTCGTCCGGCGGCGGCTCGGGCTGTTTGCGGTAGAGCAGCAGGAACTGGGTGAGGAGCGTGAGGAAGGAGCCCAGCACGGCCGACGCCAGGATCATGAGGAGCAGCCCcatcccgccgccgccgccgccgccgccgccgcctgggGCGCCCGGGCCCTTGCCCCAGCGCCCACAGCGCCGCTTTCTTCACGCCGCCCTCCCCGCCGACTCCATCTTGAGGACATCGGGCGGCGGGGGTCGGAGCAAGCTGCACGCTGGGCCTCGACCGGCGGCTCCGGACCGCGCGCTGCGGCGCCCGAGCCTGCGGCGGCCCAGCGCCCCCTCAGACACTCCCGGAGGCGGCTGCcggggtggcggcggcggcggcgggggcgggagggggcggaACGGCACCTCCCTCCGGCCGCCGCTCAATGGACGAGCGGCGCGTGACGTCAGGAGCGTACTCGCTCCCGGCGGCGTCGCCTGGCAGCCGGCGCCCGAGCATGCGTACGCGGGTCCTTCTTCACCTCTCGGGCGCCCTTCCAGCCCCGCCCCCCACGCCAACATTCTAGTCCCCCGCAGTCCACGTGGCTGTCACTTCGGAAGCCGCTGTCCGGATCTAGGATAACCGGGCCCACCGGCTGGAGGATAAGAGGCCGGGCGGAGAGGGCGTGGCGGCGTGTTCTTGATCCCGGTCATCCCGTTATCTTCTAATGCGCCCATCCCCCTTCATTGGCCTCGGTCCCTGTCTGTTACCTCTGCTGCAGTGTGATTCTTCCACTCGCGCCCCTGAGAATGGGCTGGCGGCTTTCCCTGCAGGGCAGCGCCGCAGAGGATCTGAGCTAGCGGTTCGGAGACTTTCCAAGCCGAGGACAAGATTGCATTGCCTCGGAGACTGCCGTAACCGACCATCAGTCTGACCAACAGACGCTCTGCGTCCGCAGAGGGTGGGCCCTGGGAAGGAGGGACAGACCAAAAAAAGGCGTCAGATGCGAACTAACTTTACTACCTAGATAGATATTTGAGATTTAAACCAGAAGGACAGAAAAGAACCGCTACAAGGAATGAATGAGGAGTGAGATGAACTTGCCAGATGATTGGAAGATGAATAGTCACCGTCAAGCTCTTGCAGTGGGTTAAGCCCCTGAGTGTATTGCCACATTTAGCCCATTTAAGAGACAGTTTTAGTTA
This window contains:
- the PDZD8 gene encoding PDZ domain-containing protein 8 isoform X2; its protein translation is MGLLLMILASAVLGSFLTLLTQFLLLYRKQPEPPPDEAARAADGFRYIKPVPGLSLREYLYGGGGGAEEPSGGPPEGGATPAPETPAPPTRETCYFLNAIILFLFRELRDTALARRWVTKKIKVEFEELLQTKTAGRLLEGLSLRDVFLGETVPFIKTIRLLRPVAPSATGEPDGPEGEALPPATTPEELAFEAEVEYNGGFHLAIDVDLVFGKSAYLFVKLSRVVGRLRFVLTRVPFTHWFFSFVEDPRIDFEVRSQFEGRPLPQLTSFIVNQLKKIIKRKHTLPSYKIRALIRSWKPLRVLLGIHGVVSAGRSSILKMEGKSLPPRTALGLLRNYFSRWLLH